Genomic DNA from Planktomarina temperata RCA23:
GATGTGTTCGAAGTGGAGCCGGCAACAGACAGCCCTTTGTTCAACTTGCCCAATGTGGTTTGCACCCCCCATTTGGGCGCTGCCACAACGGAAGCGCAGGAAAACGTGGCCGTGCAAGTGGCTGAACAAATGTCTGACTATCTGCTGACGGGCGCTGTGACCAATGCGCTGAATATGCCATCGGTGACAGCTGAAGAGGCTAAGACCATGGGGCCATGGTTGGCATTGGCTGGGCATTTGGGGGCCTTTATCGGGCAAATGACCTCCGAGCCCATTAAGGCGATTAATATTTTATATGATGGCACGGTCGCTTCGATGAATCTCGCAGCGCTCAACTGCGGCGTTGTGGCCGGGATCATGAAAGCGGGTAATCCTGATGTGAATATGGTGAGCGCTCCAGTGATTGCAGAAGAGCGCGGCATTAAGATCAGCACGACCAATCAAAATAAATCTGGTGTCTTTGATGCCTACATTAAAGTCACAGTGGTTACCCAAACCCGGGAACGCTCTGTCGCGGGCACAGTGTTCAGCGATGGCAAGCCGCGCTTTATCCAGATCAAGGGCATCAATGTAGATGCGGAAATTGGGCGTCACATGCTCTATACCACCAATAATGACGTGCCGGGCATTATCGGTGTATTGGGCTCGACCATGGGGAAAAATGAAGTGAATATTGCGAATTTTACATTGGGGCGCGCAGCGGAAGGTGGGCAGGCGATTGCCTTGCTGTATGTGGATGCGCCGGTCTCTGATCTGGTATTGGCCGATTTGCAGGCGACTGGAAAATTCAACCAAGTCAGTCGTTTAGAGTTTGATGTCTCATGACGGCGCTCTATGCGATTGGTGACATCCATGGCCAATTGGCCGGGCTGACCCAAGCGATTGAATGGATTGAAAAAGATGGTGGGCCCGAGGCCCCCATCGTCTTTCTTGGCGATTATATCGATCGGGGGCCTGACAGTCGTGGCGTTTTGGATTTTTTGATCCAGGGCCGCGATGCGGGGCGCAATTGGACATTTTTAAAGGGCAATCATGACCGGATGTTTGAGTGGTTTTTGCAAACTCCAAGCCGGGCAGATCCGCATCTGTTTACCGATTTGAGTTGGCTGCATGAGCGATTGGGCGGGCAAGACACGCTGCGCTCTTACGGTCTGGATTTCAGCGCGCGCCGGCGGCTCTCCGCGGTGCATGACGAGGCGTTGCGCGCGGTGCCAAAGGCGCACCTTGATTTTCTTGAGGGGTGCCCTTTGACCTTTGAGACAGAGGATTTGTTCTTTTGTCACGCAGGTATCCGCCCCGGTGTCGCATTGTGCGATCAGAATGAAGAAGATCTTTTGTGGATTCGCGAAGAGTTCCTGGATTTTGACGGTCGGCATCCAAAGATTATCGTGCATGGCCATTCGCCGATCGAGCGGGCCTGCCATTATGGCAACAGAGTCAATCTCGACAGCGGCGCCGGTTATGGCCATCCACTTACGGCTGCGGTCTTTGAAGAGCTGAGGTGCAGCATTTTGACCGCGCAGGGCCGGCGCAAAATATCTATGGCTGCATAGATCCGCCGCCTTTACGGTAGATGCTCTTTAAATGCGGCGAGCACGGAGCGGTAGACATCGCGCTTGAAAGACACAATCGCCTCGGGCAGATCGGCGGGGGCGATCCATTTCCAGGCGGAGAATTCAGGCTCATCTGTGTCAATATTCACATCTGAATCTTCGCCTAGAAAACGCATCAAAAACCATTTTTGTTCCTGGCCGCGGTATTTGCCGCCCCAAAGCTGTGGGATCAAATCCGCGGGCAGCTCATAGGGAATCCAGCCCGGGGTTTCTGCAAGGATTTGCACTTTTTGCGCTGGAACGCCGGTTTCTTCTTCCAGTTCACGCAGGGCAGCCACCCGGGCATCCTCGCCCGGATCAATGCCCCCCTGGGGCATTTGCCAAGCCTCAGAATAATGCTCGAGCCTTTGGGCGACAAAGACCAGGCCCG
This window encodes:
- the serA gene encoding phosphoglycerate dehydrogenase codes for the protein MAPKVLVSDKLSETAVQIFRDRGIEVDFDPSIGKDKDKLLSVIDQYDGLAIRSATKATEKIINAASNLKVIGRAGIGVDNIDRAAASKKGVIVMNTPFGNMITTAEHAIAMMFAVARQIPEASASTHAGKWEKSKFMGVELTGKTLGVIGAGNIGGIVCERALGLKMKVVAYDPFLSQERAEKLGVQKVDLDELLARADFITLHVPKTEQTSNILNAEAIAKMKPGVRVINCARGGLVDEVALAEALKSGHVAGAAFDVFEVEPATDSPLFNLPNVVCTPHLGAATTEAQENVAVQVAEQMSDYLLTGAVTNALNMPSVTAEEAKTMGPWLALAGHLGAFIGQMTSEPIKAINILYDGTVASMNLAALNCGVVAGIMKAGNPDVNMVSAPVIAEERGIKISTTNQNKSGVFDAYIKVTVVTQTRERSVAGTVFSDGKPRFIQIKGINVDAEIGRHMLYTTNNDVPGIIGVLGSTMGKNEVNIANFTLGRAAEGGQAIALLYVDAPVSDLVLADLQATGKFNQVSRLEFDVS
- a CDS encoding metallophosphoesterase family protein gives rise to the protein MTALYAIGDIHGQLAGLTQAIEWIEKDGGPEAPIVFLGDYIDRGPDSRGVLDFLIQGRDAGRNWTFLKGNHDRMFEWFLQTPSRADPHLFTDLSWLHERLGGQDTLRSYGLDFSARRRLSAVHDEALRAVPKAHLDFLEGCPLTFETEDLFFCHAGIRPGVALCDQNEEDLLWIREEFLDFDGRHPKIIVHGHSPIERACHYGNRVNLDSGAGYGHPLTAAVFEELRCSILTAQGRRKISMAA
- a CDS encoding RNA pyrophosphohydrolase, whose product is MRHSDIEQLPYRPNVGVMLINRAGLVFVAQRLEHYSEAWQMPQGGIDPGEDARVAALRELEEETGVPAQKVQILAETPGWIPYELPADLIPQLWGGKYRGQEQKWFLMRFLGEDSDVNIDTDEPEFSAWKWIAPADLPEAIVSFKRDVYRSVLAAFKEHLP